The following are encoded together in the Chaetodon trifascialis isolate fChaTrf1 chromosome 3, fChaTrf1.hap1, whole genome shotgun sequence genome:
- the LOC139329578 gene encoding CTTNBP2 N-terminal-like protein, which produces MLEFSKTSEGHMKSKLNMESLTKPELLMLFSILEGELEARDLVIDALKAQRKELFIQERYGRYNLSDPFLALQRDSEAVGGQNKDQGCSSPTSNPLVVLKLVVSHCRRMQEKMLAQLAAAESRHRRVIADLEEEKRRHAEDTAEGDDVTYILEKERERLQQQLEFERSQVRRLEKEQRRITDQLEEERAQHKQLSCALAKECKWASARALEEGHRLTELSRKLDKEKEACQALRKELEDEKRRTLRMEARVEEQLAEFDTEREQLRSRLKKEEAHCCQLQQQVEELRRKVEEVNMMRDVRGVVTAPVEAREKEWATKVPSGKTVVDTIKVEDIEEDGNQQAVQPKVNGHHCLMETNGHHGPNSTPSEKICLQNGNENSPVQTQKTLSSCSAAASSTLPPSSPSASPVLAKRPPGSPSPGSYQSPYQAGINQRFHAARHKFQGTVESEPQSQAAQPPLSPKDVSPVTSTSSLEASPVKQIARSTVTQVLSRFTTAQQSATPKLAAPNNSPFGTDYRSLAAPLSPVIGRAAGPLPQGIRSPTIPRADRGNPPPIPPKKPGLAQAPLSPATAPRSASHFSDSPLSGSCGLTSGQEGVKELDMVVSSN; this is translated from the exons gccCAGCGTAAAGAGCTGTTTATCCAGGAACGCTATGGCAGGTACAACCTCAGTGACCCCTTTCTGGCCTTGCAGAGAGATAGTGAGGCTGTCGGGGGCCAAAACAAGGACCAGGGCTgttcctcccccacctccaaCCCTCTGGTGGTTCTCAAACTGGTGGTGAGCCACTGCAGGAGGATGCAGGAGAAGATGTTGGCCcagctggctgcagcagagagcaggcacAGAAGG GTCATTGCAgatctggaggaggagaagaggaggcatgctgaggacacagcagagggagatgaTGTCACTTACAtcctggagaaggagagggagcgCTTACAACAACAG CTGGAATTTGAGCGGAGCCAGGTCCGACGTTTGGAAAAAGAACAGCGGCGGATTACCGACCAGCTAGAAGAAGAACGGGCTCAGCACAAACAGCTCTCTTGTGCTTTGGCCAAAGAGTGTAAATGGGCAAGTGCCAGGGCTCTGGAGGAGGGTCACCGGCTGACTGAGCTGAGCCGTAAACTTGACAAG GAAAAGGAGGCTTGTCAGGCTCTGAGAAAAGAGCTGGAGGATGAGAAGAGGAGAACTCTGAGAATGGAGGCGagggtggaggagcagctggcTGAGTTTGACACCGAGCGCGAGCAGCTCCGCTCACGTTTGAAGAAGGAGGAAGCTCACTGTtgtcagctgcagcaacag GTagaagagctgaggaggaaggtggaggaggtgaataTGATGAGAGACGTTAGGGGGGTAGTTACAGCTCCAGTGGAGGCACGAGAAAAGGAGTGGGCCACAAAAGTCCCTTCAGGAAAAACAGTAGTGGACACTATTAAGGTCGAGGACATTGAGGAAGACGGAAACCAGCAAGCTGTGCAGCCAAAAGTCAACGGTCACCATTGTCTGATGGAGACCAATGGGCACCATGGTCCAAACAGCACCCCCTCAGAGAAGATCTGCCTCCAGAATGGGAATGAAAATTCTCCAGTTCAAACCCAGAAAACATTGTCCTCATGCAGTGCCGCCGCCTCCTccactctccctccttcctcacccAGCGCCTCGCCTGTCCTTGCCAAACGCCCACCAGGCAGCCCAAGCCCTGGTAGCTACCAATCTCCCTACCAGGCCGGGATCAACCAGCGCTTCCACGCTGCTCGTCATAAATTCCAGGGTACCGTTGAATCAGAGCCTCAGTCACAGGCCGCACAGCCTCCCCTCTCGCCAAAGGACGTCTCCCCTGTGACCAGCACCTCCTCCCTAGAAGCCAGCCCAGTCAAGCAGATTGCCCGAAGCACAGTCACTCAAGTCCTTTCTCGCTTTACCACCGCCCAGCAGAGTGCTACACCGAAGCTCGCAGCACCAAACAATTCACCCTTCGGTACAGACTACCGCAGCTTGGCGGCGCCCTTGTCTCCGGTCATCGGAAGGGCCGCAGGACCACTTCCACAGGGGATCAGATCACCCACCATCCCCAGGGCAGACAGGGGCAACCCTCCACCCATTCCTCCTAAGAAGCCCGGCCTGGCCCAGGCCCCTCTCTCCCCGGCCACGGCGCCTAGGTCTGCCAGCCATTTCTCTGACAGCCCCCTCTCAGGGAGCTGTGGCCTCACCTCGGGCCAGGAGGGAGTCAAAGAACTGGACATGGTGGTTTCTTCTAACTAA